A genomic window from Halobellus ruber includes:
- the surE gene encoding 5'/3'-nucleotidase SurE — translation MTDSLSVLLTNDDGIDAVGFRALYDALAEWADVTAVAPVDDQSAVGRQLSTDAAVREHELGYAIAGTPADCVVAGLEVLCPEVDAVVAGCNKGANLGAYVLGRSGTVSAAVESAFFGVPAIATSLYVPGGGDVPWQEQATESSDFRNATRATSYLLRHALDAGVFERTGYLNINAPLADAGDPPAPIEITRPSTLYDMTAEHDGNGRIILEDGIWERMRTGDIEDPEGTDRRAVVEGRVSVSPLTAPHTSEGHEALDGLAAAYPETV, via the coding sequence ATGACCGACTCCCTTTCCGTCCTCCTCACCAACGACGACGGGATCGACGCCGTCGGGTTCCGAGCGCTGTACGATGCACTCGCCGAGTGGGCCGACGTGACCGCGGTCGCACCGGTCGACGACCAAAGTGCCGTAGGACGACAGCTGTCGACCGACGCCGCGGTCCGCGAACACGAACTCGGGTACGCGATCGCGGGGACGCCCGCGGACTGCGTTGTCGCCGGCTTAGAGGTGCTCTGTCCGGAGGTTGACGCGGTCGTCGCCGGCTGCAACAAGGGAGCGAACCTCGGCGCCTACGTCCTCGGCCGGTCGGGGACTGTCAGCGCCGCCGTCGAGTCGGCGTTCTTCGGCGTCCCCGCGATCGCGACCTCGCTGTACGTGCCCGGCGGCGGCGACGTCCCCTGGCAGGAGCAGGCCACGGAGTCATCGGACTTCCGGAACGCAACCCGTGCGACGTCGTATCTCCTGCGGCACGCGCTGGATGCGGGCGTCTTCGAGCGAACCGGCTACCTGAACATCAACGCCCCGCTGGCCGACGCCGGCGACCCGCCCGCGCCGATCGAGATCACCCGCCCGTCGACGCTGTACGATATGACCGCCGAACACGACGGGAACGGACGGATCATCCTCGAAGACGGGATCTGGGAGCGGATGCGCACCGGCGATATCGAGGACCCCGAGGGGACCGACCGGCGCGCGGTCGTCGAGGGCCGGGTGTCGGTCTCGCCGCTGACCGCGCCACACACCAGCGAGGGCCACGAGGCGCTCGACGGCCTCGCGGCGGCGTACCCGGAGACGGTCTGA